A window of Metabacillus sp. B2-18 contains these coding sequences:
- a CDS encoding malonate decarboxylase holo-ACP synthase has protein sequence MELIPHDLLEIRAITDLVSFTEIPEWVENAIASAPFVVVRRAQAGEGLVAVGVRGQQRNERFASFLPVERIIRRISPEQLSREREWVGKSKDIFKHLELINRIMNKYSLVWGPTGSVGFELASKKDATTESSDIDIVIRLKKELTKELANSILTELNNEVKIRVDVQVDMKEGGFSLTEYATNGEKPILIRTINGPKLMKIECLD, from the coding sequence ATGGAATTAATTCCACATGATTTATTAGAAATTAGAGCTATCACAGATTTAGTTAGTTTTACAGAAATACCTGAATGGGTTGAAAATGCGATAGCATCTGCGCCATTTGTAGTCGTAAGGCGAGCACAAGCTGGTGAGGGTCTTGTAGCGGTTGGTGTTCGAGGTCAGCAAAGAAATGAACGATTTGCTTCATTTTTACCCGTTGAGCGTATAATAAGAAGAATTTCTCCAGAACAGTTAAGCAGGGAAAGGGAATGGGTAGGAAAGAGCAAGGACATTTTCAAGCATTTAGAGTTAATCAACCGTATTATGAATAAATATTCCCTTGTGTGGGGACCAACCGGGAGTGTAGGGTTTGAGCTAGCGTCTAAAAAAGATGCAACAACAGAATCCAGTGACATTGATATTGTCATACGTCTCAAAAAGGAATTAACGAAAGAGCTAGCTAACAGCATACTGACTGAATTAAACAATGAGGTAAAAATACGAGTAGATGTTCAAGTTGATATGAAAGAGGGAGGCTTTTCATTAACGGAATATGCGACAAATGGAGAAAAGCCCATTTTAATTCGAACAATAAACGGTCCTAAATTAATGAAAATCGAATGTTTGGATTAA
- the merR2 gene encoding mercury resistance transcriptional regulator MerR2 encodes MEDLTIGQLAQQTGVSRKAIRLYEEKELILPSIKRSEGNYRVYNQEHVFCINGIKQLRSLGVSLEEMKDLIVIFEKNTVEIEPHLQHLLKDKLTKIDEQINELQKLRKHIESYLDSPKEAFNQMEGFKQ; translated from the coding sequence ATGGAGGATTTAACGATTGGTCAACTAGCCCAACAAACAGGAGTCAGTCGAAAAGCCATTCGACTGTATGAAGAAAAGGAATTGATACTGCCTTCTATAAAGCGTAGCGAAGGTAATTACCGCGTTTATAACCAAGAGCATGTGTTTTGTATCAATGGTATTAAACAACTCCGATCATTAGGCGTATCACTGGAGGAAATGAAAGATTTAATAGTGATTTTCGAAAAAAATACGGTGGAGATAGAACCGCATCTACAACATTTGTTAAAAGATAAACTGACCAAGATAGACGAACAAATCAACGAACTACAAAAGTTGCGTAAACACATTGAATCGTACCTTGATTCCCCGAAAGAGGCATTCAATCAAATGGAGGGATTTAAACAATGA
- a CDS encoding malonate decarboxylase subunit delta: MEKISYTFPASKQIEHFAHVGVVGSGDLEVIIKPTNHSKTNITIRTGIRGYKTIWESVIHRFFQEHDISAEVKINDFGATPGVVKLRLEQALEVSCHDKYNKN; this comes from the coding sequence TTGGAAAAAATCTCATACACCTTTCCTGCATCAAAGCAAATTGAACATTTTGCACATGTTGGTGTAGTAGGATCAGGTGATCTAGAGGTCATAATAAAACCAACTAACCATTCAAAAACAAACATCACGATTCGTACAGGTATTAGAGGCTATAAAACTATATGGGAATCTGTTATTCATCGTTTTTTTCAAGAGCATGATATCTCCGCAGAAGTAAAAATTAATGATTTTGGTGCTACACCCGGGGTAGTAAAACTTCGTCTTGAGCAGGCATTGGAGGTGAGTTGTCATGATAAATACAATAAAAACTAG
- the mdcD gene encoding biotin-independent malonate decarboxylase subunit beta: MINTIKTSFVESNARERALGILDQENHRELLGPSDEFESPHLEPQGIVPQSDDGVVVAKGTIHNHQAIVISIEGKFQGGGIGEVSGAKVAGALELALKDCEKGKKVIPVLVFDTGGVRLQEANYGLLSIAEICAAIVALRHYVPVIGVIPGKIGAFGGMSITAGLCSSILMTREGRLGLNGPEVIEQEAGIREFDSKDRQLIWGTIGGEQRMNSGFADFLVKDDQCLIKETITSIINDKIHAQAPRTERISQYQTLLNLVDPTQPLTPEKVRSLWLQSEDCVEEGDKDVINSSKDTGRGSTWFDLLRGEFPEVGDIPSVRVSDGMIGEKKVRFIAVVPDQHSRFPRARNGEVGLLEGWSIAKQIHDVINEDQGKEKRAIVAIVDVPSQAYGYREELLGIHQACAAAVDAYASARLSGHPIISFIPGKAISGAFLSHGMQANRLIALRDEGVNIHVMSKQSAARVTQRSLEELEEATKKVPAMAYDIQSFEKLGALFSLVDGVEADSPGLEDRTIICKEIEKALEDILVEDSNDLSIRLKTSFALTGRAASIKVRQKLEQQWN, from the coding sequence ATGATAAATACAATAAAAACTAGTTTTGTAGAGAGCAATGCTCGTGAAAGAGCTCTAGGCATTTTAGATCAGGAGAATCATAGAGAATTACTTGGACCAAGTGATGAGTTTGAGTCACCACATCTGGAGCCACAGGGTATCGTGCCACAAAGCGATGATGGAGTTGTCGTTGCAAAAGGGACGATTCATAATCATCAAGCAATCGTGATATCAATTGAAGGAAAATTCCAGGGTGGTGGAATTGGTGAAGTGTCGGGCGCAAAAGTAGCTGGGGCTTTAGAATTGGCATTAAAAGATTGTGAAAAGGGTAAAAAAGTTATTCCGGTTTTAGTGTTTGACACAGGTGGAGTTAGGTTGCAAGAAGCAAATTACGGTTTATTATCCATCGCTGAAATATGTGCTGCAATTGTAGCACTCCGGCACTATGTCCCGGTTATTGGGGTTATCCCTGGAAAGATTGGAGCCTTTGGTGGTATGTCAATAACGGCAGGGCTTTGTAGTAGTATTTTAATGACTCGTGAAGGAAGACTCGGATTAAACGGTCCTGAAGTAATTGAGCAAGAAGCGGGTATAAGAGAATTCGATTCAAAAGATCGACAGCTAATTTGGGGAACGATTGGTGGGGAACAACGGATGAATTCCGGGTTTGCAGACTTTTTAGTCAAAGATGATCAATGCCTAATAAAAGAAACGATCACGTCAATTATCAATGATAAAATACATGCTCAAGCTCCGAGGACAGAAAGAATAAGTCAGTACCAAACTCTCTTAAATTTGGTTGACCCCACTCAGCCATTAACTCCTGAGAAGGTAAGATCTTTATGGTTACAATCTGAAGACTGTGTTGAAGAGGGAGATAAAGACGTAATTAATAGTAGTAAAGATACCGGGAGAGGAAGTACATGGTTTGATTTATTGCGTGGTGAATTCCCGGAAGTAGGTGATATCCCATCGGTTCGAGTCTCTGATGGAATGATTGGTGAGAAAAAAGTACGATTTATAGCGGTTGTCCCTGACCAACATAGTCGTTTTCCACGTGCAAGAAATGGAGAAGTAGGCCTTTTAGAAGGTTGGTCTATTGCAAAACAAATACATGATGTAATAAACGAGGATCAAGGTAAAGAAAAACGTGCCATTGTTGCAATTGTTGATGTACCAAGTCAGGCATATGGATATCGAGAAGAGCTTCTTGGTATTCATCAAGCTTGTGCAGCAGCAGTTGATGCTTATGCCTCTGCTAGATTATCAGGTCATCCAATCATTTCATTTATACCAGGAAAAGCGATATCAGGAGCTTTCTTATCACATGGTATGCAAGCAAATAGACTGATTGCTTTACGTGATGAAGGCGTTAATATTCACGTCATGTCAAAACAATCGGCAGCTCGAGTTACACAGCGTAGCCTTGAAGAATTAGAAGAAGCAACGAAGAAGGTACCAGCAATGGCTTACGATATTCAGTCATTTGAAAAGCTAGGAGCTTTATTTTCTCTAGTAGACGGTGTAGAAGCAGACTCACCGGGTTTAGAAGACCGTACAATAATCTGTAAAGAAATTGAGAAAGCCCTAGAAGACATTTTGGTTGAAGACTCAAATGACTTAAGTATAAGATTGAAAACTTCATTTGCTCTTACTGGAAGGGCAGCATCTATTAAGGTTAGACAAAAGTTGGAGCAGCAATGGAATTAA
- the fdhA gene encoding formaldehyde dehydrogenase, glutathione-independent, with protein MKGNRAVAYMGPGKVEVQDIGYPDLVLRDGPGVNPLNVGRKCNHGVILKVVTTNICGSDQHMVRGRTTAPSGLILGHEITGEVIEVGRDVEFIKKGDLVSVPFNIACGRCRSCKERDTHICENVNPDRPGSAYGYVDMGGWVGGQSEYVMVPYADFQLLKFPDKDQAMEKIKDLTMLSDIFPTGYHGAVSAGVKPGSTVYIAGAGPVGLAAAHSAQLLGAAVVIVGDLNGERLAQAKSFGCETVNLREHPDLGEQIEQILGTPEVDCAVDCVGFEASAHGANGVEAPATVLNSIMTVTRAGGRLGIPGLYVTGDPGAIDEDAKIGTLKVRLGLGWAKAHTFVTGQTPVMQYHRELMTAILSGRAQIAKAVNATVISLDEAPRGYQEFDKGAARKYVIDPHGLVKN; from the coding sequence ATGAAGGGAAATAGAGCGGTAGCGTATATGGGACCTGGAAAAGTGGAGGTTCAGGACATTGGATATCCTGACTTAGTGTTAAGAGATGGCCCTGGTGTAAATCCACTGAACGTTGGTCGAAAGTGTAATCATGGAGTTATTTTAAAGGTTGTCACAACAAATATTTGTGGTAGTGATCAGCATATGGTAAGGGGAAGAACGACTGCACCTTCGGGTTTAATTCTTGGACATGAGATTACTGGGGAAGTCATTGAAGTAGGAAGAGATGTTGAGTTTATAAAAAAGGGAGACCTTGTATCCGTTCCATTTAATATTGCTTGTGGCCGTTGTCGAAGCTGTAAGGAACGTGATACGCATATTTGTGAAAATGTAAACCCTGACCGTCCTGGCTCAGCATATGGATATGTTGATATGGGTGGATGGGTCGGTGGTCAATCGGAATATGTAATGGTACCATACGCTGATTTTCAGCTTTTGAAGTTTCCAGATAAAGACCAAGCAATGGAAAAAATAAAAGACTTAACCATGCTCTCAGATATATTTCCAACAGGCTATCACGGGGCAGTAAGTGCAGGAGTTAAGCCAGGCTCAACTGTTTATATAGCTGGCGCTGGTCCAGTTGGTCTTGCAGCAGCACACTCTGCTCAATTACTAGGTGCGGCAGTTGTTATTGTTGGTGATTTAAATGGTGAGAGACTTGCTCAAGCTAAAAGCTTTGGATGTGAAACAGTAAACCTTCGAGAGCATCCAGACTTAGGAGAACAAATAGAACAAATCTTAGGTACACCAGAAGTAGACTGTGCAGTGGATTGTGTTGGTTTTGAAGCCTCAGCACACGGAGCAAATGGTGTTGAAGCACCTGCAACTGTTTTAAACTCAATTATGACTGTTACACGGGCAGGGGGGAGACTTGGTATTCCGGGACTTTATGTAACAGGTGATCCTGGCGCAATTGATGAGGATGCAAAAATTGGAACATTAAAGGTGCGACTTGGATTAGGATGGGCGAAAGCACACACATTCGTAACAGGACAAACACCTGTCATGCAATATCATAGAGAATTAATGACAGCTATTTTGAGTGGTAGAGCACAAATTGCAAAAGCAGTTAACGCCACTGTTATCTCACTTGATGAAGCTCCAAGAGGATATCAGGAATTTGACAAAGGTGCTGCAAGAAAATATGTTATTGATCCACATGGACTAGTAAAAAATTAA
- a CDS encoding triphosphoribosyl-dephospho-CoA synthase, with translation MEIESKVFSASIASVAVQSLIEELELTPKPGLVDQNNTGSHSDLTCSLMRASAESLKDTFKKIAYTSYGRLPSQSLREEIAEIGRAGEKQMFEVTNGINTHKGAIWAIGLLTSAVSMGKGTFSIEKCLSTAGKLASYPDRYCPKTVTNGRHAMVKYGVNGAKGEAQEGFPHIRKFSLPMLYQSRKNGLTDEQAKLNSLLSLIATVEDTCILHRGGIQGLEFAKEQACSFLKSGNFDSLNKMDQEFIKRNISPGGSADLLAATLFLDKTEQMNKGRELKEYHCIR, from the coding sequence ATGGAGATTGAAAGTAAGGTATTTAGTGCTTCTATTGCATCGGTAGCAGTTCAATCACTAATTGAAGAGTTGGAACTTACACCTAAACCAGGTCTTGTTGATCAAAATAACACTGGATCACACAGCGATTTAACATGTTCCCTGATGAGGGCATCTGCTGAATCACTTAAAGATACGTTTAAAAAAATTGCCTATACAAGTTATGGTCGCTTGCCTTCCCAGTCTTTAAGAGAAGAAATTGCAGAGATTGGCAGAGCTGGCGAGAAACAAATGTTTGAAGTTACAAATGGAATAAATACACATAAAGGAGCCATTTGGGCGATCGGATTACTAACATCGGCTGTTTCTATGGGAAAAGGGACATTTTCAATTGAGAAATGTCTTTCAACTGCTGGCAAGTTAGCTAGTTACCCTGATCGATATTGTCCTAAAACGGTTACGAATGGACGCCATGCTATGGTTAAATATGGGGTGAATGGTGCAAAAGGGGAGGCACAGGAAGGGTTTCCTCACATCAGAAAGTTTTCACTCCCAATGTTATACCAATCTAGAAAAAACGGTTTAACCGATGAACAGGCTAAACTAAATTCTTTACTTTCTTTAATTGCTACTGTGGAAGACACATGTATTCTGCACCGAGGAGGAATTCAAGGACTAGAATTTGCTAAAGAACAGGCTTGCTCTTTCTTAAAATCAGGCAACTTTGATTCTTTAAACAAAATGGACCAGGAATTTATTAAACGAAATATTTCTCCAGGTGGTAGTGCAGACCTTCTTGCAGCTACACTGTTTTTAGATAAAACAGAACAGATGAATAAAGGTAGAGAATTGAAAGAATACCATTGTATAAGATAA
- a CDS encoding organomercurial lyase MerB1: MKTEIQEIVTRLDQQSNKGEGGESMKWLFRPLLQMLAGGESVTIEDMATTTGKPVEEVKKVLQSLPSVEIDEQGRVVGLGLTLIPTPHHFTVDGKQLYAWCALDTLIFPALIGRSVNIESPCHSTGEPIRLNVEPDHIVSVEPSTAVVSIVTPDDMSSIRTAFCNEVHFFSSPNAAEDWLDQHPGGKVLSVEDAFELGRLMGTRYEESRPANGSCCDI; the protein is encoded by the coding sequence ATGAAAACTGAAATTCAGGAAATCGTAACCCGACTTGACCAACAGTCGAACAAGGGAGAGGGAGGAGAATCCATGAAGTGGCTGTTTCGCCCGTTGTTACAAATGCTAGCAGGGGGGGAGTCTGTCACCATTGAAGATATGGCGACAACGACCGGAAAACCTGTTGAAGAGGTGAAGAAAGTTCTCCAGTCTCTGCCAAGCGTGGAAATCGACGAACAAGGCCGTGTCGTTGGTTTAGGTCTTACCCTTATCCCTACCCCTCACCACTTTACGGTTGATGGGAAGCAACTATATGCCTGGTGCGCCCTTGACACACTTATATTTCCAGCACTCATCGGTCGTTCGGTCAACATCGAGTCACCCTGTCACAGCACCGGAGAACCTATACGGTTGAATGTGGAACCGGACCACATTGTAAGCGTGGAACCTTCCACTGCCGTTGTCTCAATCGTGACGCCAGATGATATGTCCTCGATTCGTACGGCATTCTGCAACGAAGTCCATTTCTTCAGCTCACCGAATGCAGCCGAAGACTGGCTTGACCAACATCCAGGGGGAAAAGTGTTATCTGTAGAAGATGCCTTTGAACTGGGTCGCCTAATGGGGACGCGTTACGAGGAATCTAGACCTGCCAATGGGTCATGCTGTGACATTTAG
- the xerS gene encoding tyrosine recombinase XerS yields the protein MATESQQQHYRKLQLLLKELPWYVEEYIDHKRRKLSAASLLNYCHDYKIFFNWIISEQLYNGNLKDIPLDLLETLTVQQVEGFLYALQYELHNKEITVNRKLSALKSLFNYLQNIAETRDLKPYIQRNVMAKIEFNELKDSMETIANKMEGKILIGDEYEKFRRFIAHDYGEVCKENKKLFNFYRLNQERDTAIVSLILGSGLRLSEVVNLDLEDIDFTKFSARVIRKGNKEQYVYFSKIAMDDLQEYLKIRETRYLVEKSNKALFVAAAMGPKGKSRRLTARSIEKLIEKYAAAFGKPSLSVHKLRHSFATRYHSEINDVPKLRRQLGHSSIQTTMIYTHIRNDDLKSAVDRMDMPKEQ from the coding sequence ATGGCTACAGAATCACAGCAGCAACATTATCGTAAGCTGCAACTATTACTAAAAGAATTACCGTGGTATGTTGAAGAATATATCGATCATAAACGCAGAAAGCTTTCAGCAGCATCATTACTGAATTACTGTCATGATTATAAAATTTTCTTCAATTGGATCATCTCAGAGCAACTTTATAACGGAAATCTCAAGGATATTCCTTTGGATTTACTTGAAACATTAACTGTACAGCAAGTTGAAGGTTTTTTATATGCTTTGCAATACGAACTACATAACAAAGAAATTACTGTAAATCGAAAGTTATCAGCATTAAAGTCCCTTTTTAATTATTTACAAAACATTGCTGAAACGCGTGATTTAAAACCTTATATTCAGCGTAATGTGATGGCAAAAATTGAATTTAATGAGCTTAAGGATAGTATGGAGACGATTGCGAACAAAATGGAGGGAAAAATCCTCATTGGTGATGAGTATGAAAAGTTTCGTCGTTTTATCGCTCATGACTATGGTGAGGTTTGTAAAGAAAATAAGAAGCTTTTTAACTTTTATCGATTAAATCAAGAGCGTGATACCGCAATTGTCTCCCTTATTTTAGGATCTGGCCTACGTCTTTCTGAGGTAGTAAACCTTGATTTAGAAGACATTGATTTTACTAAGTTTTCTGCACGTGTAATACGTAAAGGAAATAAAGAACAATATGTATACTTTAGTAAAATTGCGATGGATGATCTTCAGGAGTATCTAAAAATAAGAGAAACTCGGTACCTTGTGGAGAAAAGCAACAAGGCTTTGTTTGTAGCAGCAGCAATGGGACCAAAAGGCAAATCCAGACGCCTGACAGCACGTTCAATAGAAAAACTTATTGAAAAATATGCTGCAGCGTTTGGAAAGCCATCCCTATCGGTTCATAAGTTAAGACATTCATTTGCTACGAGGTATCATTCTGAGATTAATGACGTACCTAAACTTAGAAGACAATTAGGCCATTCCTCTATTCAAACGACCATGATCTACACACATATAAGAAATGATGATTTAAAAAGTGCTGTAGATCGTATGGATATGCCGAAAGAACAGTAA
- the merB2 gene encoding organomercurial lyase MerB2, with protein sequence MKNKTELKKFYELLLAKLPKESVPILRTIFFSIRDGQAVTESSLINQTGINTKTVQSVVKILAQRQMIVREADQKIVGALGLSIIPTTNQIHLGGRTLFAWCAISTLELSTALVADVDIHSRCAYTGEPIEVTVRNGKLAKTTPDSTVIWTVPFDSEAPWAGGTCKQIHYFSSVEHANKWKEEHPKLQGEIMTLEQALSFGNELKKFLS encoded by the coding sequence ATGAAGAATAAAACAGAACTCAAAAAATTTTATGAACTATTGTTAGCTAAGCTGCCTAAAGAATCAGTGCCTATTCTTCGGACAATTTTTTTCTCCATTCGTGATGGGCAGGCAGTTACAGAAAGTTCTTTAATAAATCAAACGGGAATTAATACAAAAACAGTTCAGTCAGTAGTGAAGATATTAGCCCAACGGCAGATGATCGTTCGGGAGGCGGATCAAAAAATAGTAGGGGCATTGGGCTTATCGATTATACCGACTACTAACCAGATTCATTTAGGAGGACGAACTTTATTTGCCTGGTGTGCAATATCGACATTGGAGCTGTCAACTGCTCTGGTTGCTGATGTCGATATACATTCCCGTTGTGCGTACACAGGTGAACCGATTGAGGTAACTGTCCGAAATGGAAAATTAGCAAAAACAACTCCTGATTCAACAGTAATCTGGACAGTGCCGTTTGATTCTGAGGCTCCATGGGCCGGAGGAACATGTAAACAAATTCACTATTTTAGCTCAGTTGAGCATGCAAACAAGTGGAAAGAAGAACATCCAAAATTGCAAGGGGAAATTATGACTTTGGAACAAGCTCTCTCTTTTGGAAACGAATTGAAAAAATTTTTATCATAG
- a CDS encoding sigma-54-dependent Fis family transcriptional regulator produces MFTEILYEQSDVINQSWKRCQEIGLSQTDPIENSILTGNALRKLMKENELLIKHAATVINSLPSSYCSKLVVVIVDRNGTIIHKVGQLDGSGSTDYLSIGSNWSEENKGTNAMGLAIFAKVPIITHADHHFYVKNQFLTCAASPIYSPAGELIGAVNISARKELFHPFIISLTNIMANSIQNGLLFDQASHEKVITIKELEAISSLSTVPLLSLDDDKRIIRANQSARQLLGEDCIGKEFQHTTGYMTKVISDPSQKQSRLVMAFNKQSKRNPKDKKLYAITDIIGSCPKMNEVRKKVKKAALTDFPIIIYGESGTGKELIAQSLHTSGLREDKPFIAVNCSAIPENLIESELFGYEKGAFTGANRDGVIGKFEAANDGTIFLDEIGDMPLKAQAVLLRVLQEKAVTRVGGIKSIPINTRVIAATHKNLRKEIEAGRFREDLYYRLKGIVMTIPPLRERSDIIELSNYLIKNLESPSLHLSREAKEKLLSYHWPGNVRELNSVLMQASFLVEGNEILAKDLDFETEYERSTEAFSEDEATLTSLVHSEKEVIKRTLDYVSWNITRAASILKISRNTLYLKIKKYHLQQ; encoded by the coding sequence ATGTTTACGGAGATTCTTTATGAACAGAGCGATGTAATTAATCAATCTTGGAAACGTTGTCAAGAGATTGGTCTTTCCCAAACAGACCCTATAGAAAACTCAATTTTAACCGGTAACGCCTTGCGTAAACTTATGAAAGAAAATGAGTTATTAATTAAACATGCAGCAACTGTTATTAACTCACTACCCTCTAGCTATTGTTCAAAATTAGTTGTGGTCATTGTTGATCGAAACGGGACCATTATTCATAAAGTAGGACAACTGGATGGTTCAGGTTCTACAGACTATTTATCAATAGGGTCAAATTGGTCCGAAGAAAACAAAGGAACAAACGCTATGGGACTCGCTATCTTTGCAAAAGTACCCATTATTACCCATGCTGATCATCACTTCTATGTAAAAAATCAATTTCTTACATGTGCAGCAAGCCCTATTTACTCCCCAGCTGGAGAGCTAATTGGAGCCGTTAATATTAGTGCTAGAAAGGAATTATTCCACCCATTTATCATATCCTTAACCAATATCATGGCAAATTCCATTCAAAATGGCTTACTTTTTGATCAAGCTTCACATGAAAAAGTCATAACAATAAAAGAACTTGAAGCGATTTCTAGCTTGTCAACAGTCCCTCTTCTATCTCTGGATGATGATAAAAGAATTATCCGAGCAAATCAGTCAGCACGACAGCTTCTAGGGGAAGACTGCATTGGCAAAGAGTTTCAACATACAACAGGATATATGACAAAAGTTATCTCAGATCCATCACAAAAACAATCAAGGCTAGTTATGGCTTTTAATAAACAATCTAAGAGAAATCCTAAAGATAAGAAATTATACGCAATAACAGATATTATTGGATCATGTCCTAAAATGAATGAAGTTAGAAAAAAGGTAAAAAAAGCTGCGTTAACAGATTTTCCTATTATCATTTATGGTGAAAGTGGGACAGGAAAAGAACTAATTGCACAATCCTTACATACTTCAGGGCTACGAGAAGATAAGCCCTTTATTGCTGTTAATTGTAGTGCAATTCCCGAAAACCTTATTGAGAGTGAATTATTTGGATATGAAAAAGGAGCTTTTACTGGAGCTAATCGTGATGGTGTTATTGGGAAATTTGAAGCTGCAAATGATGGGACAATCTTTCTTGATGAAATCGGTGATATGCCACTGAAAGCACAAGCTGTTTTGTTAAGAGTTCTTCAAGAAAAAGCGGTAACACGTGTAGGCGGGATAAAATCTATCCCCATTAATACAAGAGTAATAGCTGCCACACATAAAAATCTTCGGAAAGAAATTGAAGCTGGACGATTTAGAGAAGACTTATATTATAGACTTAAAGGAATCGTTATGACAATCCCTCCTTTAAGAGAGCGATCAGATATTATTGAACTATCCAACTATTTAATAAAAAATTTAGAATCTCCTTCTCTTCATCTTTCACGTGAGGCAAAAGAAAAGCTACTTTCTTATCATTGGCCCGGAAATGTTAGAGAGCTTAATAGTGTTCTTATGCAAGCTTCTTTTTTAGTCGAAGGGAATGAAATACTTGCAAAGGACCTGGATTTTGAAACGGAATATGAACGATCTACTGAAGCGTTTTCTGAAGACGAAGCAACCCTGACCTCTTTAGTTCATTCAGAAAAAGAAGTGATCAAAAGAACCTTAGATTATGTAAGCTGGAACATTACTCGTGCTGCTTCTATCTTAAAAATAAGCCGTAATACACTTTATCTTAAAATTAAAAAATATCATTTACAACAATAA